Proteins encoded together in one Chryseobacterium sp. G0201 window:
- the fabF gene encoding beta-ketoacyl-ACP synthase II: protein MKRVVITGLGAVTPLGNNVEDFWQNSINGVSGANLITHFDTEKFKVHVACEVKNFDPKAHLTHQEIKRSDLFSQYAMYSSAEALKDSGLELENMDPFDTGVIWGTGQGGMWTFESEVMEFTKGDGTPRFNPFFVPKFIANMASGMISMKFGLQGINYTTISACATGNTAIMDAFNYIRLGKAKVIVSGGSEAAITPASVGGFSIMKAMSTRNDDFATASRPYDANRDGFVMGEGAGALILEEYEHAKARGAKIYAELVGAAMTADAYHMTAPHPDGVGAIKAMQLALNEAGANIEDIDYLNPHATSTPMGDLVELKGINKLFKGSKNLDISATKSMTGHLLGAAGAAEAILSIKAIQHGIIPPTINLHNIDENIPKEVNIIFGEAKEKDITFALSNAFGFGGHNATLVFKKFTS from the coding sequence ATGAAAAGAGTTGTCATTACAGGACTAGGTGCAGTTACACCTTTGGGGAATAATGTCGAAGATTTTTGGCAAAACAGTATTAATGGTGTCAGTGGGGCCAACTTAATTACCCATTTCGATACAGAAAAATTTAAAGTACATGTTGCTTGTGAGGTTAAAAATTTTGATCCAAAAGCACATTTAACTCATCAGGAAATTAAAAGAAGTGATTTATTTTCACAATATGCCATGTATTCTAGTGCAGAAGCGCTTAAAGATTCAGGGCTGGAATTAGAAAATATGGATCCGTTTGACACGGGCGTTATCTGGGGAACAGGACAAGGCGGAATGTGGACTTTCGAAAGTGAAGTGATGGAATTCACAAAAGGCGACGGAACGCCAAGGTTTAATCCGTTTTTCGTTCCGAAATTCATTGCCAACATGGCATCAGGAATGATTTCTATGAAATTTGGCCTTCAGGGTATCAATTATACGACCATTTCAGCCTGTGCTACAGGAAATACAGCGATAATGGATGCTTTTAATTATATCAGATTAGGAAAAGCGAAGGTAATCGTTAGTGGTGGTTCCGAAGCAGCCATTACTCCGGCTTCTGTGGGAGGTTTCTCTATCATGAAAGCAATGTCTACCAGAAATGATGATTTTGCAACCGCAAGCCGTCCTTATGACGCCAACAGAGATGGCTTCGTCATGGGTGAAGGTGCAGGAGCGTTAATTCTTGAAGAATATGAGCACGCCAAAGCAAGAGGTGCAAAAATCTACGCAGAATTAGTCGGAGCAGCAATGACGGCCGATGCGTATCACATGACAGCACCTCATCCTGATGGTGTTGGAGCAATTAAAGCGATGCAACTGGCGCTTAATGAAGCAGGAGCGAATATAGAAGATATTGATTATTTAAATCCTCACGCAACTTCTACTCCAATGGGAGATTTGGTTGAATTAAAAGGTATTAATAAATTATTCAAAGGAAGCAAAAACCTGGACATCAGCGCTACGAAATCGATGACAGGGCACTTATTGGGAGCAGCCGGCGCAGCGGAAGCGATTCTTTCTATCAAAGCTATTCAACATGGAATTATCCCACCAACGATCAATCTTCATAATATTGATGAGAATATCCCGAAAGAGGTGAATATTATTTTCGGTGAAGCTAAAGAAAAGGATATTACATTCGCTTTAAGCAATGCTTTTGGTTTCGGAGGACATAATGCTACTTTGGTTTTTAAGAAGTTTACTTCGTAA
- a CDS encoding Y-family DNA polymerase: protein MYALVDCNNFFVSCERTLDPSLENKPVVVLSNNDGCVVSRSKEAKDLGIPMAAPAFKYKELFKKYDVKSFSAKFELYNFKSQQVIEVATSYVDKMDFEVYSIDELFLDLKNFKYINLYDYCLEIRNDINKNVNIPVSIGIAPTKTLCKVANRIVKDFPEKFNGVYVMDTPEKIEKALKWLNIGDVWGIGRKLTAKMNDSGVYKAWDLLQKPEMWVRKVMGIHGVRMINELKGIRQLELDFPSPKKSIAVTRSFMEMLTKKDEVRERVETFGMHCSERLRKQNTCCKMVTVFVQTNRFRKDLPEYRNAITKILPNPTNSSIIIGRVVKELFEAIFKEGFHYKKAGVIVNDFVPEDQRLISLFEEDTQNQHLPVMRAMDAMNKKYGKDKVRLGSMSGENTFGRAQLSPEYEAFLKNNTLKEANFRFH, encoded by the coding sequence ATGTACGCTTTAGTAGATTGCAATAATTTCTTTGTTTCCTGTGAGAGAACTTTGGATCCTTCACTTGAGAACAAACCCGTTGTGGTGCTTTCCAACAACGATGGATGTGTTGTATCTCGAAGTAAAGAAGCGAAAGATTTGGGAATTCCAATGGCTGCCCCGGCGTTTAAGTACAAAGAGCTTTTTAAGAAATATGATGTTAAAAGTTTTTCTGCGAAATTTGAGTTGTATAATTTTAAAAGCCAGCAAGTTATTGAGGTTGCAACCTCTTATGTTGATAAAATGGATTTTGAAGTTTATAGCATCGATGAACTTTTTTTGGATCTAAAAAACTTTAAATACATTAACCTTTATGATTATTGTCTAGAAATCAGAAATGACATTAATAAAAATGTAAATATCCCTGTAAGCATAGGGATTGCACCCACAAAAACTTTGTGTAAAGTTGCCAATAGAATTGTAAAAGATTTTCCCGAAAAATTTAATGGAGTTTATGTTATGGATACTCCCGAAAAAATTGAAAAAGCCTTAAAATGGCTCAATATTGGAGATGTTTGGGGAATAGGAAGAAAACTTACTGCAAAAATGAATGACAGCGGAGTTTATAAAGCATGGGATTTGCTTCAAAAGCCTGAAATGTGGGTTCGAAAAGTAATGGGAATTCATGGTGTGCGAATGATTAACGAGTTGAAAGGAATCCGTCAGCTTGAGCTGGATTTTCCTTCTCCGAAAAAATCAATCGCGGTTACCAGAAGCTTTATGGAAATGCTGACGAAAAAAGATGAGGTGAGAGAGCGTGTGGAAACATTCGGGATGCATTGTTCGGAAAGATTAAGAAAACAAAATACCTGCTGTAAAATGGTTACGGTTTTTGTCCAGACCAATCGTTTCAGAAAAGATTTGCCGGAGTATAGAAATGCAATCACCAAAATTCTTCCAAATCCCACCAATTCTTCCATTATTATCGGTCGCGTTGTCAAAGAACTTTTCGAAGCGATTTTTAAAGAAGGTTTTCATTATAAAAAAGCCGGAGTTATTGTTAATGATTTTGTTCCTGAAGATCAAAGGTTGATCAGTCTTTTTGAGGAAGATACTCAAAATCAGCATTTGCCCGTGATGAGGGCGATGGATGCAATGAATAAAAAATACGGAAAAGATAAAGTTCGTTTGGGAAGTATGAGTGGAGAAAATACTTTCGGACGCGCACAATTATCTCCAGAATACGAAGCTTTCTTAAAAAATAATACGTTGAAGGAAGCCAACTTCAGATTCCACTAA
- a CDS encoding glycine--tRNA ligase, whose protein sequence is MAKQEDVFKKVISHAKEYGFIFPSSEIYDGLSAVYDYGQNGAELKNNIKQYWWKAMVQLNENIVGIDSAILMHPTTWKASGHVDAFNDPLIDNKDSKKRFRADVLVEDYCLKIEDKENKEIEKAAKRFGDSFNKAQFEATNPKVLEYRAKREAILSRLAKSLENEDLADVKALIEELEIADPDTGSKNWTEVRQFNLMFGTKLGASADSAMDLYLRPETAQGIFVNFLNVQKTSRHRLPFGIAQIGKAFRNEIVARQFIFRMREFEQMEMQFFVAPGTELEFYEKWKQKRLNWHLALGLGNDNYRFHDHEKLAHYANAAADIEFNFPFGFKELEGIHSRTDFDLKAHEKHSGRKLQFFDPERNENYVPYVVETSVGLDRLFLSIFSTCLKDEVLEDGSERTVLSLPPALAPIKAAILPLMKKDGLAEYAENIFNDLKYDFNLFYEEKDAIGKRYRRQDAIGTPYCITVDHDSLTDHTVTIRDRDTMQQERVPVSELRRIIDEKTNFRNLLSKI, encoded by the coding sequence ATGGCAAAGCAAGAAGATGTTTTCAAGAAAGTGATTTCTCACGCTAAAGAATATGGTTTTATTTTCCCTTCTAGTGAGATCTACGACGGTTTATCCGCAGTTTATGATTATGGACAAAACGGTGCCGAACTAAAAAATAATATCAAGCAATATTGGTGGAAAGCGATGGTACAGCTTAACGAAAATATTGTGGGTATCGATTCGGCGATCCTTATGCACCCAACAACTTGGAAGGCATCGGGCCACGTAGACGCTTTCAACGATCCATTGATTGATAATAAAGATTCTAAAAAACGTTTCAGAGCAGACGTTTTGGTGGAAGATTACTGTTTGAAAATTGAAGATAAAGAGAACAAAGAAATCGAAAAAGCAGCGAAAAGATTCGGTGATTCTTTCAATAAGGCTCAATTTGAAGCTACAAATCCAAAAGTTTTGGAATACAGAGCAAAAAGAGAGGCTATTCTTTCAAGATTGGCAAAATCATTGGAAAATGAAGATCTTGCTGATGTAAAAGCTTTAATTGAAGAGCTTGAAATTGCTGATCCTGACACCGGTTCTAAAAACTGGACTGAGGTAAGACAGTTCAACCTGATGTTCGGAACTAAATTAGGGGCTTCTGCAGATTCTGCGATGGATCTTTATTTAAGACCAGAAACAGCTCAGGGTATCTTCGTTAATTTCTTAAACGTACAAAAAACTTCACGTCACAGACTTCCTTTTGGTATCGCTCAAATCGGAAAAGCATTTAGAAATGAGATCGTTGCAAGACAATTCATCTTCAGAATGCGTGAATTCGAACAAATGGAAATGCAATTCTTTGTTGCTCCCGGAACTGAACTTGAATTCTACGAAAAGTGGAAGCAAAAACGTCTAAACTGGCACTTAGCTTTAGGGTTAGGAAATGATAATTACAGATTCCATGATCATGAGAAATTGGCTCACTATGCGAATGCTGCGGCTGATATCGAATTTAATTTCCCATTCGGATTTAAAGAATTGGAAGGTATTCACTCAAGAACAGATTTCGACTTAAAAGCTCATGAAAAACATTCAGGAAGAAAACTACAGTTCTTCGATCCTGAAAGAAATGAAAACTATGTTCCTTATGTTGTTGAAACTTCTGTAGGTTTAGACAGATTATTCCTATCCATATTCTCAACTTGCCTAAAAGACGAAGTATTGGAGGATGGCTCAGAAAGAACTGTTCTATCTCTACCTCCGGCTTTAGCTCCAATTAAGGCAGCTATTCTTCCATTAATGAAGAAAGACGGTTTGGCAGAATATGCAGAAAATATCTTCAACGATTTAAAATACGATTTCAACCTATTCTATGAAGAAAAAGACGCGATCGGAAAACGTTACAGAAGACAGGATGCGATCGGAACCCCTTACTGTATCACTGTAGACCACGATTCTCTAACAGATCACACAGTAACGATAAGAGACAGAGATACGATGCAGCAGGAAAGAGTTCCGGTATCAGAACTAAGACGAATTATCGACGAGAAAACGAATTTTAGAAATTTACTTTCAAAAATATAA
- a CDS encoding serine hydrolase domain-containing protein, giving the protein MKALKYIIGGAAITVAAAYIFGYDYLFSGISKTYLKGKTSANIDDGKLFPRNTIASEEPKLWEEDSEYNKKELPENIVQDLKQSHTAAFVVIKHGKILHEQYWDGYDQLSKTNSFSMAKAVTVMLLGKALEEGKIKNIDDKFSDFYEEFKTKEFGNNVTLKNLAQMEAGLDWDEDYANPFRPNAKAYYGRSLAKAVFSRRFKEEPGERYEYQSGSTQLLGFAIRKAIDQSLSSYLSEKFWIPLGMEQNAEWSVDDSGMEKTYCCIHSNARDFAKLGQLFLDDGKIGDVQLLNLDFINLMRTPTEKSKEIYGMGLWINHDNPIKHYYFLGLQGQYIIMVPEHDMVIVRTGSFNNNPKNDRGRPDQAKFLVNETVKLFQTI; this is encoded by the coding sequence ATGAAAGCACTAAAATATATCATTGGCGGAGCAGCCATTACAGTAGCTGCAGCCTATATTTTCGGATATGATTACTTATTCAGCGGGATTTCCAAAACGTATCTGAAAGGAAAAACGAGTGCTAATATTGATGATGGAAAACTCTTCCCGAGAAATACGATTGCTTCAGAAGAACCCAAGCTTTGGGAAGAAGATTCGGAATACAATAAAAAAGAGTTACCCGAAAATATCGTTCAAGATTTAAAACAATCCCACACCGCAGCATTTGTAGTCATTAAACATGGGAAAATTCTTCACGAGCAGTATTGGGACGGATACGATCAGCTATCAAAAACCAATTCTTTTTCGATGGCCAAAGCTGTAACGGTGATGCTTTTAGGGAAAGCTTTAGAAGAAGGAAAGATCAAGAATATCGATGATAAATTTTCAGATTTCTATGAAGAGTTTAAAACCAAAGAATTTGGAAATAACGTCACCCTAAAAAACCTGGCTCAGATGGAAGCGGGGCTTGATTGGGATGAGGATTATGCCAATCCTTTTCGTCCAAATGCTAAAGCGTACTACGGAAGAAGTCTCGCCAAAGCGGTTTTTTCTAGAAGATTTAAAGAAGAACCTGGAGAAAGATATGAGTATCAAAGCGGATCGACTCAATTGTTAGGTTTTGCAATTAGAAAAGCTATTGATCAGTCTTTATCAAGTTATTTATCCGAAAAATTCTGGATCCCTCTTGGAATGGAACAAAATGCCGAATGGAGCGTTGACGACAGCGGAATGGAGAAAACCTATTGCTGTATTCATTCCAATGCGAGAGATTTTGCAAAATTGGGGCAGTTATTTTTGGATGACGGGAAGATTGGGGATGTTCAGTTATTAAATTTAGATTTTATTAATTTAATGAGAACTCCAACTGAAAAATCTAAAGAAATTTACGGAATGGGACTTTGGATTAATCATGACAATCCTATTAAACATTATTATTTCTTAGGACTTCAAGGTCAATACATTATTATGGTTCCTGAACATGATATGGTGATCGTAAGAACGGGAAGCTTCAACAATAATCCGAAAAATGACAGAGGAAGACCAGATCAGGCGAAATTTCTTGTGAATGAAACTGTAAAATTATTTCAGACAATATAA
- a CDS encoding DUF445 domain-containing protein — protein MNDEAKRKQLRKYKAFATGLFVLMAIVFIITTILQKSNDSHWIGYVRAFSEAAMVGALADWFAVTALFRHPLGLPIPHTNLIENSKQKLGDNLGSFVVSNFLSPQNIRPYIQKLKVSNFVGEWLNKEKNQEVLIKNLSDIVLDILNKLDDSTVSSFISKKVSEMTDDIKLNKIIGNGINYLLDKNDHQRIITNLSKQIKDYIIENDEMIQKRVKEGSYSFIPSFVDNKIADKIASGLADFFKEVEEDPEHDIRALITKKIYEFSTDLKEDPKWEDEFKDIKNNFLKNDKLDEYSNDIWSSIKKTLVKELQDDGSSLKNYLSKNLNEFSQNLKTDENLQNKIDHWVRVTAYKYILKNTHQFGDLISSTVGNWKGKELSEKLELEVGKDLQFIRVNGTLVGGLVGLIIYTISHFFL, from the coding sequence ATGAATGATGAAGCAAAAAGAAAACAGTTAAGAAAATATAAAGCATTTGCCACAGGACTCTTTGTGTTGATGGCCATTGTCTTTATTATTACCACTATATTACAAAAATCAAATGATTCTCATTGGATAGGCTATGTCCGTGCTTTTTCTGAAGCAGCAATGGTTGGTGCGTTGGCAGATTGGTTTGCGGTGACCGCTTTATTCCGCCATCCGCTTGGTTTGCCTATTCCACATACCAATTTGATTGAAAACAGTAAGCAAAAACTGGGTGATAATTTGGGAAGTTTTGTGGTTTCTAATTTCTTATCACCTCAAAATATACGTCCTTATATTCAAAAATTAAAAGTTTCCAATTTTGTCGGAGAATGGCTTAATAAGGAGAAAAACCAGGAAGTTTTAATTAAAAATCTTTCGGATATTGTTTTGGACATTCTCAATAAATTAGATGATTCTACCGTAAGCAGTTTCATCAGTAAAAAGGTTTCTGAAATGACAGATGATATTAAACTGAACAAGATCATCGGAAACGGAATCAATTATCTTTTAGACAAAAACGATCATCAAAGAATTATCACTAACCTATCAAAACAGATTAAAGATTATATCATTGAAAATGATGAAATGATCCAGAAACGCGTAAAAGAAGGAAGTTATTCTTTTATTCCGTCTTTTGTTGACAATAAAATTGCAGATAAGATTGCAAGCGGACTTGCAGACTTTTTCAAAGAAGTGGAGGAAGATCCTGAACATGATATCAGAGCTTTGATCACAAAAAAGATCTATGAATTTTCTACAGACTTAAAAGAAGATCCGAAATGGGAAGATGAATTTAAAGACATTAAAAATAATTTTCTTAAAAATGATAAACTGGATGAATATTCTAATGACATCTGGTCTTCTATTAAAAAAACGTTGGTAAAAGAACTTCAGGATGACGGATCTTCATTAAAAAACTACCTTTCTAAAAACCTGAATGAATTTTCGCAAAATTTAAAAACTGACGAAAATCTTCAAAATAAGATCGATCACTGGGTTCGTGTCACCGCTTACAAATACATTCTTAAAAACACCCACCAATTCGGAGACCTCATCAGTTCAACCGTTGGTAACTGGAAAGGTAAAGAATTAAGTGAAAAACTGGAATTAGAAGTTGGAAAAGACCTCCAATTTATTCGTGTCAACGGAACATTGGTCGGCGGACTCGTAGGCTTGATCATCTATACGATCTCACACTTCTTCCTCTGA
- a CDS encoding quinone-dependent dihydroorotate dehydrogenase: MYKSLIRPILFKFDPEEVHHFTFSMLKNFGFLTKLFFPKPIEDKRLEREVFGLKFKNPVGLAAGFDKNAVLFNELGDLGFGFVEIGTVTPRAQVGNPKKRLFRLIEDGGIINRMGFNNDGLEAAIEKLKGNKGKIIIGGNIGKNTNTSPENYTQDYLDCFEGLHPHVDYFVLNVSCPNVGSHAKLEDVEYLRELITEVKKINQSKSVQKPVLLKIAPDLNNQQLDEIIELIAETKIDGIVVSNTSVNREGLKTSPEVLEQIGNGGLSGKPIRERSTKMIKYLSEKSNRAFPIIGVGGIHSAKDAIEKLDAGATLIQLYTGFIYEGPELINEINKEILKRASRLPR; encoded by the coding sequence ATGTACAAATCGCTTATTCGTCCGATTCTTTTCAAATTTGATCCTGAAGAAGTTCATCACTTTACTTTTTCGATGCTAAAGAATTTCGGGTTTCTCACTAAATTATTTTTCCCTAAACCTATTGAAGATAAACGTCTGGAAAGAGAAGTTTTCGGATTGAAATTTAAAAATCCAGTAGGATTGGCAGCCGGATTTGATAAAAATGCAGTGTTGTTTAACGAATTGGGAGATCTAGGTTTTGGATTTGTAGAAATCGGAACAGTAACCCCAAGAGCGCAAGTCGGAAACCCTAAGAAAAGATTATTTCGTCTGATAGAAGATGGTGGAATCATCAATAGAATGGGTTTCAACAACGATGGTTTAGAAGCAGCGATTGAAAAACTGAAAGGCAACAAAGGAAAAATCATCATCGGTGGAAACATCGGAAAAAATACAAATACAAGCCCGGAAAATTACACACAGGATTATCTTGATTGTTTTGAAGGTCTTCATCCTCACGTAGATTATTTTGTACTGAATGTAAGCTGTCCGAATGTTGGAAGTCATGCAAAACTGGAAGATGTAGAATATTTACGAGAGCTAATCACAGAAGTTAAAAAAATTAACCAGTCAAAATCTGTACAGAAGCCGGTATTACTGAAAATTGCTCCGGATTTGAACAATCAGCAGCTTGATGAAATTATAGAATTGATTGCAGAAACAAAAATCGACGGAATTGTAGTTTCCAACACATCGGTAAACAGAGAAGGACTGAAAACTTCGCCTGAAGTGTTAGAACAAATAGGAAATGGCGGTTTGAGCGGAAAACCTATTCGTGAGAGAAGCACAAAAATGATCAAATATCTTTCCGAAAAAAGCAACAGAGCATTCCCAATCATCGGCGTTGGCGGAATTCACTCTGCAAAAGATGCGATCGAAAAATTAGATGCAGGAGCGACTTTAATTCAATTATACACAGGATTTATTTACGAAGGTCCGGAATTGATCAACGAAATCAACAAAGAAATTTTAAAAAGAGCAAGCAGATTGCCGAGATAA
- the msrB gene encoding peptide-methionine (R)-S-oxide reductase MsrB, with protein sequence MENTEAKNNPYYSRTDTTKLDISNDEWKKILAPDLYAIAREAATERAFTGKYNEFDEMGEYYCAVCGNHLFRSTSKFSSSCGWPSFFEADKEGVYYKKDNAYGMERVEVLCKRCDSHLGHVFDDGPKPTGLRYCMNSVSLEFVPDSQK encoded by the coding sequence ATGGAAAATACAGAAGCAAAAAACAATCCATATTACTCAAGAACAGATACTACAAAACTTGATATTTCTAATGACGAATGGAAAAAGATCCTCGCTCCGGATTTATACGCCATCGCCAGAGAAGCCGCAACAGAAAGAGCTTTTACCGGAAAATATAATGAATTTGACGAAATGGGAGAGTATTATTGCGCCGTTTGCGGAAACCATTTATTCCGTTCTACTTCAAAATTTTCGAGCAGTTGCGGATGGCCAAGTTTCTTTGAAGCAGATAAAGAAGGCGTATATTATAAAAAAGACAACGCATACGGAATGGAAAGAGTAGAGGTGCTTTGCAAGAGATGTGACTCGCATTTGGGTCACGTTTTTGATGATGGTCCAAAGCCTACAGGACTGCGTTATTGCATGAATTCCGTAAGCCTGGAATTTGTTCCGGATTCACAAAAATAA
- a CDS encoding pseudouridine synthase, with product MLEILYRDEHLIAINKPSGLLVHKSFYAGEADTYAIQELRNQIGQKVYPVHRLDRKTSGVLLFTLDKDTLRMMSDQFASREVEKKYIAILRGWAKEEETIDYDLINENEVRQNAVTYYRRLQTSEIDLPFLKHQTSRYCLVEAIPETGRFHQLRKHFKHILHPILGCRKHGCNKQNKLWLQTFEITKMTLHAHQLIFNHPISNERIMVNATIDDEFKRIGDILKFDLSAYS from the coding sequence ATGTTAGAAATTCTTTATCGCGACGAACATCTTATTGCCATCAACAAACCCAGCGGATTATTGGTTCATAAATCTTTTTATGCAGGAGAAGCCGATACTTATGCTATTCAGGAATTAAGAAACCAGATTGGACAAAAAGTTTATCCTGTGCATCGTTTAGACCGAAAAACTTCTGGTGTTTTGTTGTTCACTCTAGATAAAGATACATTGAGAATGATGAGTGATCAGTTTGCATCACGAGAAGTCGAAAAGAAATACATCGCAATTCTTCGTGGCTGGGCAAAAGAAGAAGAAACCATCGATTATGATTTAATTAATGAAAATGAAGTCAGGCAAAACGCAGTTACCTATTATCGACGTTTACAGACTTCGGAAATAGATTTGCCTTTTTTAAAACATCAGACTTCAAGATATTGTTTAGTAGAAGCCATTCCTGAAACGGGAAGATTTCATCAGTTGAGAAAACATTTTAAGCATATTTTACATCCGATTTTAGGCTGTCGAAAACATGGATGCAATAAACAGAATAAATTGTGGCTTCAAACATTTGAAATCACAAAAATGACGCTTCACGCCCATCAATTGATATTTAATCATCCTATTTCTAACGAAAGAATTATGGTAAATGCCACTATAGATGATGAATTCAAAAGAATAGGAGATATTCTGAAGTTTGATTTGAGTGCGTATTCGTAG
- a CDS encoding PaaI family thioesterase, with protein MDRLEQLKQFIGKEFTQSPSPFMKWLNPTVLSVEEGQLEFQYTVRPEWLNPIGNLHGGVTAAIVDDIIGATMFSLNENSFITTINNVIDYFSTAKENDNIVAETKIIKRGKQFVNAQCEIWNADKTRLIARGTSNLFKINN; from the coding sequence ATGGATAGATTAGAACAACTAAAACAATTCATCGGAAAGGAATTTACACAATCTCCTTCTCCTTTTATGAAATGGCTCAACCCCACCGTTCTTTCTGTAGAGGAAGGACAGTTGGAGTTTCAATATACAGTAAGACCCGAATGGCTGAATCCGATAGGAAATCTTCATGGTGGAGTTACCGCAGCAATTGTTGATGACATTATCGGAGCCACGATGTTTTCCTTAAACGAAAATTCTTTTATCACAACCATCAATAATGTCATAGATTATTTCTCCACAGCAAAAGAAAATGATAATATTGTAGCCGAAACGAAAATCATTAAAAGAGGTAAGCAATTTGTAAATGCACAATGCGAAATATGGAACGCAGACAAGACGCGTTTAATTGCAAGAGGAACCTCTAATCTATTTAAAATCAATAACTAA
- a CDS encoding murein L,D-transpeptidase catalytic domain family protein encodes MKGFYSVLGIVYMVTTSFYLSPKEAVVKNEISTKIEKLNDTKTEKITTVSSSEALYKSITFEAGHELNEEVFFKALTGFENLKKAGLLNQDAHLLTVCDFSMSSNTKRLWVIDTEEKKVLFNSLVAHGKNTGEEFATNFSNTNSSLQSSLGFYITDATYNGDNGYSLRLLGMDKGFNDAAYKRAIVMHGADYVSEDFAATHKRIGRSWGCPAVPRDLTQPIINTIKGRNCLFIYYPDQNYLSKSEWLKASV; translated from the coding sequence ATGAAAGGATTTTATAGCGTATTAGGTATTGTTTACATGGTTACGACTTCATTTTATCTGTCTCCAAAAGAAGCGGTAGTAAAGAATGAAATCAGTACAAAAATTGAAAAATTAAACGACACTAAAACTGAAAAAATCACTACAGTATCTTCATCAGAAGCATTGTACAAATCAATTACATTTGAAGCGGGGCACGAACTTAACGAAGAAGTTTTCTTTAAAGCTTTAACAGGTTTTGAGAATTTAAAGAAAGCTGGTTTGCTTAATCAGGATGCTCACTTATTAACGGTATGCGATTTTTCTATGTCTTCTAACACGAAAAGACTTTGGGTGATTGATACAGAGGAGAAGAAGGTTTTATTTAATTCACTTGTAGCTCACGGGAAAAATACGGGTGAAGAATTTGCCACCAACTTTTCGAACACCAACAGTTCGCTTCAAAGCAGCTTAGGATTTTATATCACAGATGCTACTTATAACGGAGACAACGGGTATTCTTTAAGATTGCTTGGAATGGATAAAGGCTTTAATGATGCAGCTTACAAAAGAGCCATCGTAATGCACGGAGCAGATTATGTAAGTGAAGATTTTGCGGCAACACACAAAAGGATCGGAAGAAGTTGGGGATGCCCAGCTGTTCCAAGAGATTTGACACAACCGATCATTAATACAATAAAAGGAAGAAATTGCCTTTTCATTTATTATCCCGATCAGAATTATCTTTCAAAATCGGAATGGTTAAAAGCATCAGTTTAA